TCATACTGGCTAGATTTTGTTGTACATCACAAGTTAATCACAAAAGATCAACCATTTTCCAATAAACTTACTAAACTTgttataaatacaaatatagtccttatcattttcacatttattattaaatgttatgctatacagtatattatgacATAAAATTAGCATTGTGTTAGTCTAATAGcgtttttgctgctgtttataGGTGCTGTGGAGATACAATGGAGAAAAACCAGAGACTCTAGGTGCCAACACCAGAATATACAACTGGATCCCTCAGAATGACCTGCTGGGTAAGTAAAGCTTTTATAAATGCTACCGAACAGGCTTTCAACAGTAATCTtcatgacttttacttttaaatgaaagagGGTATCCAtcactctgttttgtttttcctctattATTTAGTTTGACAATACAAATCCACAAGGCACATACACTCTAAAACATCATACAGGAATTTAGtgagtcatcttttttttttattaacttaatgtaaatgtatagGTTTTATTAATACAAAGCTAATTCGactttaaatgtcttttaattttcagaacACTTCAGAACTTCTACACAAGTTTTTCTGACTTAAAgtcttttgacttgaaatgatggGTTGAAAGAATAAACTAATGAGTGCGCACACAATTTACTAAATTCATTTTCTAAagaaacatcagcatattaacaGAGTGAAAACGTTCTGGTTTGAAGAAAATTTTCACGATGGAAATTTTCTGTATGTATTTAATACATGTCAAACTAAGACATGGTGGTTGTTCTCAAAATGGTGAAAACAATGCAAACTACAATGACGGCTAGTATCGAATTCATTCCCTACGCTTATAAATTACCAGTCACTGGGAGCAGCCACGGCTGTAAGATCTTCCTGCCAAATGAAGAAGTAACGCTTCAAacttagaaaatgtaaaaggaaagaaaatctgACCGTAACATTTGTCTGCATGACTGACTGTTtgttaattcaacttaaaatcTTAAGTTTATTGAActtattttttcaggtttaaTTAACTCAATCGGTCAATTTTCAGAACTCATAAGATGACTTTGCAGTAATCATTCAACCAAAGTTCAGTTAACTCACATTTTTTAGGCAGCAGACGAACTTGATTTACACATCTGGAGAGAAAACAGTACGAACGTTATGGTGAAGTTCGTTCTTTGGCGCGAAGGAGCCCTTCAATTCGGAGACATTCAAAATGGGCATTATTATGCCCTGGTATTCATTATAAACAGTGGATGTTAACTATGCATGCAAGTCCATGCATATTCCATCACAGGAGAACAGTAAGGTTGTAAtcatcaattattttcattatcaataggtctggcaattattttctttaataacaaATCTATTgtttcatctataaaatgttaaaaatagtGGGAAAAGGGCcctcattattccctgaagcccaagttaacgtattcaaatgtcttgttttgtctgaccaacattCAATAACCCAAGAGATTCAGGGTAACGCTTTATTTAAAGGTTCCATATTTTCCAAGTAATTTCCCAGAAACCTTCCTCAGAATTTCCGAAAAAATTAGCTGGTAGCTGTTAATTCATAGTATATTTCCTATTAAGGTAAACGTGGAAACTGTAAGTTGCCACCATTGTAAAATACCCACTCTGTATAtacggatttaaaaaaataaataaataaatacaattttttaaaaaatattctaaaaaaaaaaaaaggaaattatgaGGACAGTTTCCAAGACGttactgactgacagactggaAAATACAggacccataaaataaagttttaccaTGTTCGGTGCcatgtttgcttaaaaaatgacttaaactaTTAATCAATTATCTATTTTTGTTAATAGTTAATTTTATGACTgatcaattaataatttctgCTCTAAAGTACTGGTTGGTTTTTGGGTGCCTGGGGGCCCCTCTgaggttaatctggccatgGAGTCACATCACACAGTGGTGAAAAAACGTGCTTTAACAGCCTGTCTCGGATGGAAAAAGTAATTATGTTTCATGATCTTTGGTACCCTTTCAGGTCACCCCAAGACCAGAGCTTTCATCACCCATGGGGGCACAAATGGGATTTATGAGGCCATCTACCATGGTGTTCCTATAGTGGGCATCCCCATGTTCGCTGACCAGCCGGATAACATGGTCCATATGAAGGCTAAGGGAGCTGCAGTTATCATGGACAGAAACTTAATGAAGACTGAAGACCTGATAGATGCCATCAATGCTGTCATCAATGAGAAATCGTAAGTTCTCTTACATtatactatttaaaaaaaaaaaaaaaaaaaaaaaaggtactgaacaattattttctttccattttgccTTTTTGGAATGTTCTTATTAATACAGAAGCTAGACTGACAACATGCCAAAATAAAAGGAGCCACGGTCTAATCAGGGTTTCTACCACGACTTAGAAGGGACTTTCTGATATCACAGAGAATGCATTTTAATACCATGATCATAAAGTCCAAAATATGAAAGTTTGATGGAAAAACGGTGGGGACAATATGGCCTacaattatttatcattatataaCATTTGTTTCAGTACTTCCCAGCAGAATATATCTAATTCCCaatgatataattaattaaacCAATGTGACGTGGACCCAGATACGCGGCAAAAATTGATatgaattaaccaattaaaaaaatgtttaattagtTCAAGTAAATTTAGGTTTTGACTAAAATCAACATTCGCCTATAATGAGTCAGTGGGCTTCATAGCTACTGTAGCAGTGATGGTGTTAACTGAGccaccacaaaaaaaagggattgaacagcctcctgcagcacTATCCACTGTCACACCAGTCTAGAGCTGTGATTAATCGATCGACAGAAATATAATAAGCAATTACTGATTCACTGAACAATTACCaaaacgattaaaaaaaaaaaagctaaacattgtcaggtttcagcttttcaaatgtgagcatttgctgGTTCTCACATAtaaaagcaaactgaatatctttggtttttggactgttatgGGCCATGGGCTACGAAAACTTGTGACTGGCAGTTTTTCacaaatgtttgatatttcatagacaattaattgattaatttgaaaaaaattgacagattaatcaacgatgaaaataaacattagtgaagttcttaatattttcaagacctgcagattCCATGTCTAATGCAATATGGCAGActtcaattaattaatcaattaaaatgcattaaactaaaaaaatattcaaactctTCTCAATCTTGATAAGGCAAAGAAACTAaagtataaaaattaaaaaaaaaacacataatagATTATCCCAAATTTTCACCACTGCACATTCACACAGGTACAAGGAAAATGCCATACGGCTGTCCAGCATCCACCATGACAGACCCATGAGTCCTCGGGATGAGGCCATATTCTGGATCGAGTTTACCATGAGAAACAATGGGGCCAAGCACTTGAGGGTCCGGGCCCATGAGCTCACCTGGTACCAGTATCACAGCCTGGATGTCCTTGCCTTCCTCCTCTCCGTCGTTCTGCTCCTCATACTACTCTTCATCAAGACCTGCAGTTTCTGCTACCGGAGGTGCTGTAgcagaaagggaaagaagagaaaggctGAGTAGCGGACTGAATTGAAATGATGTTGGTAAAGAAGAGAtgggtgaaaaaagaaacagttcgATGGTTGTTCTGCTGGACTACATATGTAATGTAACCACAATGtcctgaatttgaatttgtggCCAGGGACCAGTAATCTTCATCATTTTGAAACAACTAATTACGGCAAATACTTTGAAAGTCTTGGAAAAAACGGGTTTACAGCATccagtatttttgtttaactctTCTGCTTAAACATTCCTCTGTAACGAATGTCGAGCTGGGATTTTGTTGTTTACCACCATAAACTCAATAACTTGAAGTAAAAACACTCATATCTTCTACCTGGACAAATACCATGCACAGTATTTGCTTTTCAGTACAAGACTACATTTCTCATTTGCTCCCTCATGTATGGCCAgtaatttgtgcatttgttcACAGGTGTGTAATAATTTGCATAATTGCACCTGAGGCCAATTTGATATTAAAAGCTCAATGTTCATTGGCTGGTGTATGTttgggaggggaaaaaaaaaaaattcacacacacacaaaaggattTTATTCTGTGCCTTTACTTGGATAATACTGATCACGCCCAACCGCTTCAGGTTCTCTTAGCACACTACAGCACTGATCACAAATATTTATACAGGCATGGACACATGGgctgcaaattaaaatttaacataCAGAAAATACTGTGTTATTAACACAAATCAAGTGATGcaatcaaactaaaaaaaaaaaaaaaaaaataaaaaaaataacagcctTCAAAAATACTCAGAACAGAGTGTCACACAGATTTAGATTTGCATAATAGTAAATATCTTTTCATGTATGAACAgtgtggggatttttttttttaaagttttatttccatcattttttcagttttccatctTCTTTGACCTTCCATAACATGAGCTCCATGCAGGCAGCAGCATCCTCTGCAGTGTCGTGgccacaaactgggagaaacagtaatacattatttaaacaCATGCCAACAATGACAGTCCACATCCTCAGCAATAAACCAGTTATGCTTCAAAGACATATGTTTTGGTAATATGTTTCATAACATGATAGTGATCGTCTTTATTTGGATTCAGATTTTGATTCAGATAGATGGTCAACGTTTAAAGGACgctcaaataaaacaagacacttgTATAGCGGCTGTGGGTAATCCATGATGACCCACCACTCTCTTGGATGATCCTCCGGAGGTATTCAGCAGTGAGGTTGTTGAGGGTCAGCTTGTGAGGGGGGCCCAGACGGTGGGGGAAAACCACTGATGTGTCCACCACCCTCCCATGGAGCAACTACAGCAAAGAGGAAGGTATCTGAAGCTCTTATCACCTGGTAAATCCTCTTAGGGAATGTGAAAATTAACCAATGATCATAAATAAGCTTCACATTCAGCTTAGGTGTGAATTCAAAtcagtggaaagtaactaagtacaattaaaaaaaaaaaaaaaaaaagtaacaggaccttatttccattttctgatattttatacttctactccactacatttcagaggggaatactgtactacatttatctgacagctggagttacctgtttctttatatttgtattaatcTAAATCTACAATCAGCAAATTATGATACATTACAGACTAAGCaacccagcagtatataaagtcaTTGAAGTTAGCCCTACGATTATCACCTGCAccattaaagtgatgtacaaATTAATGCATTGATAATTATAATTCTATAGTATTTATAATTCTGCATGAGTACTTCTACATTTGGTAGAGTCAAGTATGTTTTGTTTccaatacttttgtacttttgagATTTTGAAAGCAGGAGTTTTACTCAACAGTTTTTCTACACTTTGGTATTACTACTACTTCCACCAGTGGTTTTAATGCCGGTAAGTCACTATGGTAACTTAAAACTCAAGTAGAAAGAACTACAAGGAAACCTCAGCAGTATAACCAGCATTGCAGCCAAAAGGGGTCATATATGGTTGCAGGCCAATTAGCAGTTTTTGCAATCCCTTGTGTCTATATGCATTACTGTTCAGTCAGCCAAAACAACTTACAGTCGGTACATTCAGCTTTTACAGGAACAAAAAGAGGATGTGGTTTCAGTATATTTCTACAGTTCCTCATGGTCACTGAtttaggggggggggttaaagcTGACAGTTTCCTGTTGTGGCTACATTCCTTTGTCAACACCCTGTACATTCGGTTAATGGAGccaaatctattaaaaaaataaagtgaccACCTCTTCACCCTCCAGCTATCCCATGGCAGAGGGCCATGTTGTAATGACGTCTTGTTACAAACCTCTTGTTTTGTGCCAACAGTCCTGGATTCGAAGAAAAAAGGTCAATGCTGTTGAGAAAAGCTTTTAGTTTTCACCTTCAGGGCACAGAGGTCTGTTTCAAGGCTGTGTCCAATCAGAACGGTGTCGGCGCTAATGAAGCTCAATAAGGTCTCCTGCACCTCTCTGACAGAAGTGTTGTTACCCTTCACATCTTCCTCACTGATGCCCGAAAACCTACACGGGTAAAATGTCACAAGCTATCGAAAGAGCAGATGGCTCAACTCAATGAGCCATTTCAACATCAAGTTAACACCACTTATTATCTTAACAGTTTTGCTGAACCTTGAATATTACATTTAACAGAAATGTTATTCCTTATTTTAATCTAGAGAAGAAGTAAAAACCAACTGGCcatgtaaaaatcattttacGACGGAGCAAAGAGATTACATTTCACAATCTTATGTCAACATTACCTGGTGTTATAATCGATGACCTCGTTATCGGGTCTGACGAAGGTGTCGTAGATGATTTGCAGACTGGAGTTGACCATCGTCACTCTGGACAGTTCCAGACCATGAACAGTATAACACTATGAAGACAAGCATTAACAATATTCGTGTTTTTGAAGCTTGACGGAGTAAAGGCCTACTCAATATGAAAGATCACCTCTGATGACAtcaagcacaagcacacacatcaAAAAGGAGGAAAACTTTGCGCTCTTAGTTTGATATGCAGTGGGAAAGTTTAAAATCTCTGTTCAAACCCTCTACATACAGTAATTTTATTAGGAGCAAATATTATCAGAGGAACAGACGATCTGGAGTTGGAGTAGTCTCAAATGGCCATGTCCggtttaaaaagcaaaatacttTGCATCACGCTGGTGTTAGTAGATATTTCTTTGGCACATCAACAGTTTCACTGGCAAAAAAGTCTTGAACACTAATCAAACCACCGTTACAAATGGTGCTGCTGGAGGCCTCAGTTGAGGTTTGGTGCTTAACACAAGGACAATTTTAAAAACCCTGCCCCTCAAAAGAAGCTGACATCACCGTTTCACAATCCAAGGAGTAGACCCCCGGACAACTCGTATCTGAGGGATGTCTGGGGATGGTAGACACAAACCCATCCAGGCTGAGGGAATCGTGGACATGCAACTGTTGgagacaaaaatcaaaaagacagACTAACACTGGTATAGTCGAGAAGATCGTATAAGTTATGGAAATTTCTCACTCTCAATGTCATTTCCTACCTTAAACACTTGACATCCAGGTGCTCCCATGACTCCTTGACAGCAACTGTAGCGGGTCTCCACACCACCTGGCACTGCAACAGTTTCATAACAGTTTCATCCGAAATGTTTACTATACACCTTATAccatcacacatttcaaatcataaaacaatgacaatgaGCTGtaacgattagttgatcaaaagaaatttaatctgcatttattctaatcatcaatcaatcaatcatgtGTCTTTTTTCAAGCTCAAATGCCAAAAATGGGATGGCTCCAAGATCTCACATGTAGGAATTTTCTTGGgcttacattatagtaaattgaaCATCATTTGGGTTTTTCACTGCTGGgcagagaaaacatttgatAACATCACCTTGGATGCAAAGCTATTGTaataggcatttttcactgttggatgttttatagaccaaacgattaattaAATAAGGAAATAATTGGCAAactgatagtgaaaataatcattagttgcagccgtaCAATGGCATACTCGCCTCTATTTTCAACTCCTTTCCCATAATGGTAGTTGCACTCCTCCTTGCGaatgtgtttgcctgtttggCTCACAGAGTATGTAGCCCCACATCGGCAACAGATCCTCTTGAGGGCTTTAaccaacaaaacagaaaaaagctcATCACCAGAGAGAAATGTGCTGAGAGTTGTAACCCTCACTCCAAGTACAGCTCAAGTTAAAGGTGCCCCCTAGTGATACAATATGAAAACAGCATCATCTTGTCTTTTCAGGGGGTTTGAGCGTAGCTGGAGTATGATGTTTTCACTTACGGTCTGTGTTCCCTTTCTTATTGTCGGCAAAAAGAGCAGCAGAACCAGGTTTTTCTGGGTGCTGAACAGGATAGTTGCTCTCAATCAGCCTTTCCTCAGTCAAAAGATAATCCTTCAAACTCTCATACAATGCCATATCATCTGCTGGAAAAATTAATACACTGAGAAGCTGTCAAAAGAtttgaatgaaatgacaaatgcaTTCTAAAGGAAACCAATTCTCACCGCCTCCTTTCAACTTCTTCAAGTTAAGTGGTATGTTTCCTTTTGATCTTCGGACGTTGACTTCATTTTCATCTGCACCAGAAAAGCATGACGTCTTTCATCAGCATCATTTACACATTTCACGAAGAACAGTATGGGATTTCCAGAGATTCTAACCTTTAGCTGAAACAGCACTTTGGTTCTTGAGCCTCTTCAGTGAATTCACTGCAACACTCAGATATTTGAGTTTGTTTACACTACGATTGTACACAGTCCTCTCTTCAGCAACTGCCTATCAAcaataaaacagggaaaacaatAAACATCCAGACAGTAATTTGTCACTGAGGATGACATTATTGGCATATAATCACCTTTTCAAAGGCAGCATTGACATTGGCTGTTGTTTTAAGGAACTCCTCTGTGAACATGTTGACATAACGCTGTCGGACATCATGCGGCACTTTGTCTTTGGCAGTCTCGTACTGCTGCTTAGCTTTACGTTTAGTAGGCActgactgaaagagaaagaaaggtaCTAAACATTTCTACCTTGTACCACATGTATGTTTAGTTCAAGTTAAGTCTATAAAAATGGCCCCGAcaaatttagttttgttttagttctgaccttggcagcagcagcatgaaaaGCAGGTTGAGGAGTAGTGGAGGCAGCCGGACTCGAATGTGCCGAAGCAGACGTCAGTGAAGGTTTCCGCGTCGGAGCAGGAATGAGCACAGGTGCTGTTGTGCGATATCTTTGCACAGGGGTGAGTGCAGCTTGATGGTATGTTTGTTTCACACCGACAGTGCTGGAGGTATGCATTTGACTGACTGGGGTCAGCATTGAAGTAACTGGGCCGGAACTTGAAGTAACAGGAAGAGGGAACGTGCCCTCTGGGAGGATCAAGTGCAAGTTGTGGCCTACTTCAATCACAGCAGTTCCCAAAGGTAGGTAGTTCATGTAAGCTGTATGATATGACAAAAACACTAGGGTAGGTACGATGCATACTGGCAAAGTTACTACAGTACACCACAAAACGAAATTCGAaagttttaaacacaaaaaggcGGGAAAGAAATGCTGCCGATCACATATAAGAAGACAGGGCAGGCCTCAAGAGGTTTTACTGGTAAAATGTCAATGTTAAACATGATGACAGATGTCACTGCACAAAAGTAAtaacattaaatttaataaaaggcttCAACTTTTGTAACAGACACTGAAgtgtagcccccccccccattttattttccttttggatTTGGACACTATTTGATGTTGACACTTTAATGGCCATCTTcccaaaataaaagatgaatggATAGAAAATCTAGTCCACTACAGATAAGACATGCTTACCATTTTGCACAGGAGCaggttgtgtgtttgcagaggtCTGAGTGGGAGGACAAGCAGTAGTCTGGGTCTCTGGCTGCCTCTGACAGGTGGAGGAAACAAAAGCCTGACCCCCTTTTACTGAAGCAGTCAGCATGGAGGCTCTCTGCTGTACCTGCTGGATCTTGGGAGGGATGGAGGACTGTGAGCCAAATCCTGAAGCTGCTGCCCCACGCAGGGGGACCAAAACCTGGGGCTGAGGTCTGCTCTTTGCCGCTGGCTGCTGAGTGGAGCAGGtcattcaaaaatttaaaaaggcagTTTAAGTAAAAGGCAACAATAAGACTCATCTGGCTCAGTGGATCAATTTAGAGATTatataatgtaaatgaaaaattgctAAACTATACAGTCATTaggccatttttaaaaatgttccacTTTATAGTGATTTACTTAATTTCCCTCTTGGATGTCTATTTACTCATATCCCAACCGATTTAAAATTTGTTGATACAGCCATCACCTTTTATATGTTTCATAGTGGTTGTAGTtaatttatattgtattttttaaaatacgttttttggtttttttttttaatttctaaatttaaaaaaaaattctgacagGATATATCATTTTAGTGCCTTTGGTATGTGGTATGTACCTCTGTATGTTTGGCTTCATGAGCCACCCTCTTCTTTCCTGGAAGCGCTTGGGGTGTGACGTCTAACTCCGGCTTCTCCACGTCCATGACTCCAACCTAAAAATGAAGAGGCGAGGGAAAAGAGTTCTACACCGCTGAAGAAATTTCTTCATCTTGGATCCGGATTACCTTCAGCATACTTACAGACAAGCCGGTTTGCTCTTCATTTCCCTTATTCTCATTTGCCTCCATGAAGATCCTGTAGCATTCTTCCATTGGGTCACTATCTGACAGTTCCACGTCTGAATAGTTgagctcttcctcctcctcctcggagCTGGAGATGATGACTATGACCTCTTCATTATCTGCCTTGTCCAAATGCTGCTCGGTGGCTTCAGATGGTGATTCAACTCTGTCAGTCAAATATGAGTTGACAGATGTGGATGAAGGGCAAAGAGTTTGAAACTGGTTTTTGGATGAAGCTGGTTCTGCTTTTTCCTGGTATCTTACAGATGAGGTCTGGTTACTGATAGCTCCACCCTGCATGTGCCCTGGCATTTTGCTCGACATTTTCTGGCCGCCTGACGCCAATGATGGTACACTTTGCTTGGGAGACCAGTGGTTATGAGCTCTGTTCTGAGCTGGCTGGTCTGTTGTCTGTGCTTGCTTGGTGTGTTGCCTGCATGGCGAGTCTGAGTTTGAAGCTGGAGCTTTATAAAAACTTGAAGTCTTCGATGGAAAATTACGTGGCTGAAATGGATTCATTTTCTCAACAATACTGAACAGCTCACTCTGAGGCAATTCAACCCGAAACTGGTTTTCTTCCGCTTCCACCCCTGGATTGTTCCAGCTCCGATCTTGCTGGTCTGAGGAGGCAGGAGGACTTGCAGTTTCAGGACTGTTCTCCACCTCTGTTGCAGCAGCCTGAAAACAAgtaattttctgacattcacTTCCCAGATCTTCTAAACATCCAGTTACGTCAACTACACTCCCATCCACGGGTATATTTTCACCTCCTTTGTTCTCATAAAGCGTAGACAGATATTGACTGTTTTCATCACCACAATGATTAGAAACTTTATTCGCGTCTACCCTTGACGCACATGGAGATGTGTCATTGCACACCTCAGTGTTTGCAAGGCACAGCAGTGGAGAATCAAGTAAAACAGGCAGTGTTTTGACCTCCTTCAATTCTTCTATTGTACCCTGGGATGTGCCAGCAACACAGTCAACAAGTTTCTGAGTTcgacctctttttttctcaggtgtGGGAGGAATGTCAATAATCAGGACGCTGTCTTCATTAGAGTCATCAAGTGGCTCTGGAGATGGCGATTGGGGAAGCCGAGCATGAGCGACTGGCTTCTTTTGGTCAAAAGGTACAGcgtctctttcccttttcaaaCCTTGtccatttttcactttctgctCCTTACCTGATGAGCTGTAAGACCGCAAGTCTGCAGAAAAATTGGACAGGGGGTCATACTCCAAATCAGTCCTTGGTTTTGAGTTGTCAACCACGTACTTCCTTGCTCGGGAGTATGCCTTAGTGAAGTCTGTGCGTGAAGACAGTCCATACGAACCTCCGTCCACTAGTTTACCTGCAGTCTCAGACTTGGAAACGCAAAAATTAGGCACAGTGTTTCTGCTGTCTGCCTGTATGGTCTGGTAGCGTGACAGTCGCCTTTGCTCCTGCTCCACCTCGTGCCTTACAGTTTCAATCTCCTTGTTAATCCGGTCCAGCTCCTGGAAGCAGTCATCTCCGGTCTCATCACTCACTGGTGCTCGACAGACAAAAGCTGGGAAGCCATTTTGGTCTCCTGTTGAAAAAGGAATATAAATTGAGACTTCTTATTCTTTTAGTTAAAAGAAAGTATGGGATGCTGCTCAATTGGCGACGTGTAGCgtgcaaaaggaaaaacttcctcgatcatattttgtgtttttaagttgtttttgtgtgtgtaaattaattgtttttgtgtgctttaattttttaaaaccagcAAATTGCCCCTGGAATAAAGTATGATTTAAGGCACTGAAccacaaagaatgaaaaaaataaaataatttcagaataCCATTGATTGTTCTTGTAATAACgataaaaagtttattttgattttaaataatgtattagAAAATA
Above is a genomic segment from Xiphias gladius isolate SHS-SW01 ecotype Sanya breed wild chromosome 19, ASM1685928v1, whole genome shotgun sequence containing:
- the zgc:152968 gene encoding RNA exonuclease 1 homolog isoform X3, giving the protein MFPSSGLFADIDCPLSRRGLCERPHCSYKHATQVRDDVFGASCESAIVHSAGDQNGFPAFVCRAPVSDETGDDCFQELDRINKEIETVRHEVEQEQRRLSRYQTIQADSRNTVPNFCVSKSETAGKLVDGGSYGLSSRTDFTKAYSRARKYVVDNSKPRTDLEYDPLSNFSADLRSYSSSGKEQKVKNGQGLKRERDAVPFDQKKPVAHARLPQSPSPEPLDDSNEDSVLIIDIPPTPEKKRGRTQKLVDCVAGTSQGTIEELKEVKTLPVLLDSPLLCLANTEVCNDTSPCASRVDANKVSNHCGDENSQYLSTLYENKGGENIPVDGSVVDVTGCLEDLGSECQKITCFQAAATEVENSPETASPPASSDQQDRSWNNPGVEAEENQFRVELPQSELFSIVEKMNPFQPRNFPSKTSSFYKAPASNSDSPCRQHTKQAQTTDQPAQNRAHNHWSPKQSVPSLASGGQKMSSKMPGHMQGGAISNQTSSVRYQEKAEPASSKNQFQTLCPSSTSVNSYLTDRVESPSEATEQHLDKADNEEVIVIISSSEEEEEELNYSDVELSDSDPMEECYRIFMEANENKGNEEQTGLSVGVMDVEKPELDVTPQALPGKKRVAHEAKHTEPAAKSRPQPQVLVPLRGAAASGFGSQSSIPPKIQQVQQRASMLTASVKGGQAFVSSTCQRQPETQTTACPPTQTSANTQPAPVQNAYMNYLPLGTAVIEVGHNLHLILPEGTFPLPVTSSSGPVTSMLTPVSQMHTSSTVGVKQTYHQAALTPVQRYRTTAPVLIPAPTRKPSLTSASAHSSPAASTTPQPAFHAAAAKSVPTKRKAKQQYETAKDKVPHDVRQRYVNMFTEEFLKTTANVNAAFEKAVAEERTVYNRSVNKLKYLSVAVNSLKRLKNQSAVSAKDENEVNVRRSKGNIPLNLKKLKGGADDMALYESLKDYLLTEERLIESNYPVQHPEKPGSAALFADNKKGNTDPLKRICCRCGATYSVSQTGKHIRKEECNYHYGKGVENRVPGGVETRYSCCQGVMGAPGCQVFKLHVHDSLSLDGFVSTIPRHPSDTSCPGVYSLDCETCYTVHGLELSRVTMVNSSLQIIYDTFVRPDNEVIDYNTRFSGISEEDVKGNNTSVREVQETLLSFISADTVLIGHSLETDLCALKLLHGRVVDTSVVFPHRLGPPHKLTLNNLTAEYLRRIIQESVCGHDTAEDAAACMELMLWKVKEDGKLKK
- the zgc:152968 gene encoding RNA exonuclease 1 homolog isoform X1 → MFPSSGLFADIDCPLSRRGLCERPHCSYKHATQVRDDVFGASCESAIVHSAGDQNGFPAFVCRAPVSDETGDDCFQELDRINKEIETVRHEVEQEQRRLSRYQTIQADSRNTVPNFCVSKSETAGKLVDGGSYGLSSRTDFTKAYSRARKYVVDNSKPRTDLEYDPLSNFSADLRSYSSSGKEQKVKNGQGLKRERDAVPFDQKKPVAHARLPQSPSPEPLDDSNEDSVLIIDIPPTPEKKRGRTQKLVDCVAGTSQGTIEELKEVKTLPVLLDSPLLCLANTEVCNDTSPCASRVDANKVSNHCGDENSQYLSTLYENKGGENIPVDGSVVDVTGCLEDLGSECQKITCFQAAATEVENSPETASPPASSDQQDRSWNNPGVEAEENQFRVELPQSELFSIVEKMNPFQPRNFPSKTSSFYKAPASNSDSPCRQHTKQAQTTDQPAQNRAHNHWSPKQSVPSLASGGQKMSSKMPGHMQGGAISNQTSSVRYQEKAEPASSKNQFQTLCPSSTSVNSYLTDRVESPSEATEQHLDKADNEEVIVIISSSEEEEEELNYSDVELSDSDPMEECYRIFMEANENKGNEEQTGLSVGVMDVEKPELDVTPQALPGKKRVAHEAKHTEQPAAKSRPQPQVLVPLRGAAASGFGSQSSIPPKIQQVQQRASMLTASVKGGQAFVSSTCQRQPETQTTACPPTQTSANTQPAPVQNAYMNYLPLGTAVIEVGHNLHLILPEGTFPLPVTSSSGPVTSMLTPVSQMHTSSTVGVKQTYHQAALTPVQRYRTTAPVLIPAPTRKPSLTSASAHSSPAASTTPQPAFHAAAAKSVPTKRKAKQQYETAKDKVPHDVRQRYVNMFTEEFLKTTANVNAAFEKAVAEERTVYNRSVNKLKYLSVAVNSLKRLKNQSAVSAKDENEVNVRRSKGNIPLNLKKLKGGADDMALYESLKDYLLTEERLIESNYPVQHPEKPGSAALFADNKKGNTDPLKRICCRCGATYSVSQTGKHIRKEECNYHYGKGVENRVPGGVETRYSCCQGVMGAPGCQVFKLHVHDSLSLDGFVSTIPRHPSDTSCPGVYSLDCETCYTVHGLELSRVTMVNSSLQIIYDTFVRPDNEVIDYNTRFSGISEEDVKGNNTSVREVQETLLSFISADTVLIGHSLETDLCALKLLHGRVVDTSVVFPHRLGPPHKLTLNNLTAEYLRRIIQESVCGHDTAEDAAACMELMLWKVKEDGKLKK